In Salmo salar chromosome ssa14, Ssal_v3.1, whole genome shotgun sequence, the sequence tttggaccatgatagtttgttggtgatgtggacaccaaggaacttgaaactctcaacccgctccactacagccctgcctgttctgccctccttttcctgtagtccacaataatcacatTGTTTTGCGTGTTTGATTATATTTGTTTTCTTCTACCATTCCTTGCATGCAAAGTACTGGATGTCGTCTCTGGTTTGAATCTGAATTGAGGGAACTGAATCTGAGAATTTGAATATGAAACTTTGGTCAACTAGAAATTATAGTTTGTAAACTTGATAGACAATGCATGCAATATTTACCATATTGATACTGAAactgaatatataaatattgaatTTGAATTCAATTGAATTTTAAAACTGAATGCAATATTAATTCAATTAACtttcaaatcatgaaatacaagttcAATTTATGAATTCAATTATTCAATTTGTGCATTACAAATTCAAAAATATTGGCTTCAAATTCAAtatctaaataaaaaaatattgaattcAAATAGTTTCCGTTGGCACTGAAATCGCTCCAAACAGAAGTCCATGTGTCGTTgcgattctggatggccagatagctcgCAACAATGACAATTAACTACCATGTGGGGAAACGTAAGTGGCTAgtttcagctagttttatcttgttcttgataccatgtcttgttttgaggtgttttcactgatgtcacgtctatgctaatatggctcaaattcactagctagctaaccaacaactgtaactatGCATTTGatagacaagtgctcattgttaAACTTTATTTATGcatttaataaacattgtaaactATTGTGCACGTGTCAGTTTTGTTAAACTACAAACCCATCTATTAAAAATATAATTTGGGATCTCCAGTGGGTTTCTGCTTTGGCCAACTTGCCATTGTCTTGTCAAACAAGGGTGCTGTGTGAAGTTGCCCCTGAATGCTGATCTTGGGTTTTGCTtaaaccaatccaatgcttttaaatccatgacAGGGAGTGTTCCAAGTGCACGCTTCTGAAACAGTGGAGAATCTGGAGGCAGCCCATGGTTTGTATTAAAGGGGTACGCGTGTGCCATAGAAAGGCACTCCCATaagtaaaaaaaacacaaagattGGGCTAGCCCACTATCTTTTAGGGCTTCCCCAAACAGTCACTGTGTAATGTGATCTCAGACTAAAGGAACTGATATGTGTAAGCAATAGGCAAGCAACTCCCTCAGAGGGCTAAATTGAGACAAAAGCAGGTTGTACATTGATTGGGATAGGAGTTTTTACTGGTCAGGTCAGAAAACCCCCTGGTCCTAACCATTCTGATCTGCAAAGGGAAATCGACAAGGACTAACAGTCTGGGGAGTGACGAAGGGGAAAGTTGGAGTTGGAATTGAGCAATAGCAATCACTTGGTCATCATCCGCTTATCGACAGTTACATTCGACATGTTATACACATACTCTAAAATCATCACTCAGTCAAAGTAAAAGCACATTTCTCAAGCTTTCAAGGAGAGTGCAAATAACATTCTTTGGATCATCACTTTTATCCTTTTAAAGTCTACTGTACAACGGCTAAattattatttaaatgttttatttgattacacacacacacacaccaggagctGCTGCAAACTACAAAACATTTCCCAAACTACCATGAGAACATTTTTGAGTTCAGCATTCTGATATAGATGGGATTAGAAGCAGTATTGCAAATTGGCAGGCAGTATGTCCGAGGTAAGTCATATCCGGGTGGGAGTGCCATTCACCTTCATCAGCTTTCTTGAAGACACTACAGAGTATAGACCTTTGTCTATTTCCTCTACTATTGTTGATGCTATGTTGTTGCCCACAGACATCCTCAAAGACATCCGCAGTTTCTAGACCCATCCATGATGAAACCATTAAAAAAGGGAAGCTAAAATTCAAGTCTAAGAGAGTCCATGACTGAAAGTATTAAAAAAGGTGCTAAAATGTCTtcataaaaaaattgaaatcaGCCATGTAGTTATTGGAAATGAACAGGCAGTCAGTCCTTTCTCAGGGTTAGGTTTAAATGatctggaatatatatatatatatatatatatatatatatatatatatatatatatatatatatatatatatatatatatatatctttcctTGCTCCCTTGAGATAATCACTGATCTGTAAATTAATAGACAAGTGAAATGAGAGTTACCACCCTACCAACCTTATTAGATCAGTGACCATCTTATGAAGAAAGGATGTACTTGTAAAGTACTTGAACAGGGCCTCAATCGCTACCCAACCTACTATACCCCTGGCCGAGCTCTGTTGGCTGTGTGTGGAGGGATGCGAGCGGTTTCCAGGCGGTGGTTGCCTGGCGTGTCCTGTTTGCTGGCTTTGTGTAAGGCAACTGGAGCTGAGCCCAGGGCACCCACTGCAGGATGGGAGGAGTTAGTGACTGAAGTGTTGGCCACCAGCTCAATCTTCCCCTCCAGCTTGACCAGGCGCGTCAGGATGTCGTCCAACAACACCGCTATGGTCCTCTTCAgatcagctgtgtgtgtgagagaaagataattaaaatataaaacaatttgtTTGGTTCAAGTAGAATGTGGTAAGTAGTTTTGTTTAAGTAGTAGATGAGTGTTTCCTCATTTCCAGCGCCACAACAAAACAGTAAATGGTGGCTTCTGGACTTTTCTCTAGCTCTAAAGCAACCCTTACCGTAACCAGCCATGGAGGTGCCCTGCGGTCCTCCCGGTGCATTCTGGTTCTCCTCGGTGAGCACCTTGACATAGCGCCGGCTCAGCTCCAGGATCTGTTGATGCAGCTCGCCACTGCTCTGGTGGTGTGGCTGCTGCCCGGTGTAGAGCAGCAACATGAGCCCCCACGCCAGCCCCATGATGATCAGCAGCACGCTCAGCTTCTGGGACATGTTCCTCCCCAGCATGGTACTGGGGCTGGATGTGGGGCTGGGCCAGGGGAGAGGGGTAGGGGTCTGGGTGATAGAGGGTGGGACTGGAAGAACAGGGTTGGGAGAGGGGCTTGGGGCTGGTACTGGGTCTGGAGGTGGCTGGTGTTAGGAAAGAAAGGAGAGCGATCTGGAGGCAAAGGGTTAAGGGTTTGGGGCTAGTAGTGTGTGGAGCTCAGGCTAGTGAGGCAAAATAATGACACAGGGCTAAGGGGTTAGGACTGGGGGATATAGGGCTGGGGTTGGAGGAGTAGAACACTATACAAACCTAGCAGCCAACCATGGGGCCCAAACCTGGCAGTCAACCATGGGGCCCAAACCTGGCAGTCAACCATGGGGCCCAAACACATACATAGCTGCCTGAGTCATTCAGAGAGGGAGgatctgaaagagagagacagaaacacgcGAGTCATCCGTGTCATGTTTCAATCTGTGGAGAATTTATGACACCAAGACACAATCAGAAATCTGGGCCGGGTTCAGAAGGGCACATCAATGTTGTGTAACGTACTTCAGAAAGAAAGCACTGTGTTGAACAGATGTCTTtgacaggcaggtagcctagtggttaagagcgttgggccagtaaccgaaaggtagctgtttcgaatccccgagccgactgggtgaaaaatctgtccagaaaggcacttaaccctaattgctcctgtaagtcgctctggacaagagcgtctgctaaatgactaaaatgtagaagAAACAACTCAGTTAATGGCATTTTTATCTGTATTGCACCACTCATGAGGCTGTAGAAATAAATGAATGTAGTAGAACTTAAACGATGCTCTGTTGTGCGGACTTGGAATTCATGACAGCCGCACTATACATTATATTTAGCCTACATTCTAAATGTTTCTCCCCATAGCATAAACCCCTGGCCTAGATCTATGGATTATGAACAGGGCAAAATCACCTCTCTCTGTAGTAGGCCTATTTTACCActttttcttcccaatttcgtgattgtctcatcactgcaacttgGGCTTGGGGGAGACGAAGGTCGGGTCATgcgtagggctgttgcggtgaccgtattactgccacacattggcggtcacgagtcatgaaggcagtcaaattccaagtgaccgtttagtcacggtaattaggcttctcaagctctgatgctgcaaATGGTCATTAGTGGCCTACCAAacgtgctaactgcctggtattcagcactctattgtccctctaaatcactctgacatcaatgcaaatgtcttcgaaaaaaaaatctaatcaaacacttcatgagagcccatgagctcatgttgcgcaacattccaataggctatgcaattgcaggagaaaacagagtgatggcctctactagaAATAGGAGGATCAGCTttatataggctaggcctactatattaaattctcaactttcctattaagcacattgcttatattcacaacaggagtatagcctacctggctggcatgaaactAATTCACGGGGAAAAGCGCCCACCatttcgctatttaagtgcatagatgacatg encodes:
- the LOC106570532 gene encoding coiled-coil domain-containing protein 126, giving the protein MLGRNMSQKLSVLLIIMGLAWGLMLLLYTGQQPHHQSSGELHQQILELSRRYVKVLTEENQNAPGGPQGTSMAGYADLKRTIAVLLDDILTRLVKLEGKIELVANTSVTNSSHPAVGALGSAPVALHKASKQDTPGNHRLETARIPPHTANRARPGV